In Dromiciops gliroides isolate mDroGli1 chromosome 5, mDroGli1.pri, whole genome shotgun sequence, the following are encoded in one genomic region:
- the PEX26 gene encoding peroxisome assembly protein 26, with translation MKNEVSLSALGLRGSAGSLRSSEPVGLAPPPSLLQSLLEEAADYLVVHRDFKACLETCQRGCERLASYLQAEEYEDSKDLKCFLCVVGIQALAEMDRWREVLSWLLQYYQVPEHLPPKILELCILLYSKVKEPQAILEVASNWLRDPANRNLPEYGAIFELHLFRVLLPLHCWTDAEDMAGLCAEEEQRRAASQAIHTARQQQEENLEGTEAPDPQKENQGGTFCRKLLALWKILRWLLESVVDHFLSLPLKKTLLIALILCLLVMRFDPGDKIRMKKMRRERTIHRNLFVPYRFVLSLPFFYKLAHVFYRLRGTIFSPCYLATYNS, from the exons ATGAAAAACGAAGTGTCACTGTCTGCCCTGGGACTCAGGGGTTCCGCGGGGTCACTGAGAAGCAGTGAGCCCGTGGGCTtggccccacccccttctctgcTCCAGAGCTTGCTGGAAGAGGCTGCTGACTACTTAGTGGTACACCGAGATTTCAAGGCATGCCTGGAGACATGCCAAAGGGGCTGTGAAAGACTGGCCTCTTACTTGCAGGCAGAGGAGTATGAGGACAG CAAGGACCTGAAGTGCTTCCTGTGTGTGGTGGGGATCCAGGCCCTGGCGGAGATGGATCGATGGCGAGAAGTTCTCTCTTGGCTTCTGCAGTATTATCAGGTCCCAGAACATCTGCCCCCCAAAATTCTGGAACTATG CATTCTTTTATACAGCAAAGTCAAGGAACCCCAGGCGATCCTGGAGGTGGCCAGCAATTGGTTGAGAGACCCAGCCAATCGAAACCTGCCAGAAtatggggccatatttgaacttcaTCTGTTTCGGGTGCTGTTGCCCTTGCACTGTTGGACAGATGCAGAGGACATGGCTGGGCTCTGTGCAGAAGAGGAGCAGCGACGGGCTGCTTCTCAGGCCATCCACACAGCAAGGCAGCAGCAAGAGGAGAACCTGGAGGGGACTGAGGCACCAGACCCACAAAAGGAGAACCAGGGAG GCACATTCTGCCGAAAGCTGCTGGCCTTGTGGAAGATCCTACGCTGGTTGCTAGAGTCTGTGGTGGACCATTTCCTTTCTCTACCCCTAAAGAAGACCCTCTTGATTGCTTTGATCCTCTGCCTCTTGGTGATGAGATTTGATCCAG GGGATAAAATAAGGATGaagaagatgagaagggaaagaaccATTCACAGAAATCTCTTTGTGCCCTACCGCTTTGTCctctcactgcctttcttctacaAGTTGGCTCACGTCTTCTATCGCCTTCGAGGGACCATCTTTTCTCCATGCTACCTGGCGACTTACAATTCGTGA